From the genome of Medicago truncatula cultivar Jemalong A17 chromosome 2, MtrunA17r5.0-ANR, whole genome shotgun sequence:
aacataaattaaaaggaCGAATTTTAAACTGAAAGTTTCTTAGGGGTAAACCGGAAATGACAAATTTATAGGggaaaaaacactattaacccttatttttatgATGTACTATAACGGGTTTTTTTTCTCATACTTCCGTAAAACGCTATGGCCGATCCTGACAtgtatatatagacacacacacaaatgaagtgtaaattatgtcattttctcaatatTTATCCATGtattaaattatatcattttctcaagTTATTATATTCGTGTCACAGTTTCAATGTCTTTGTCATGTCCcatgtttatatgtgttttatAACTACTCTAGGTTAATTGAAAACAAATATCAAAGGTAATTGAGACAAAATAAGAAGAAACTTTGCATCCCATTTCCCTTGCAACACCAAAAGTAGTGACTCTTTCTTGTACACTTGGACCCCAATACAAGTTGATATTAAAAAGAACAATTAAGAATTTGCTTTCATTTATAAATCACTCAGCTCCCTTGCCTCTAAGGAATGAAGAACTCTTGGTGAGCTCACGAACTGACTTATTTGTGATTCTGAGGAAAGTGTAGGTCCATGTACTAGCCAAAGCTCCTAGAATAGGTGACACCATATATATCCATATTCCTCTATATTCATGGTGCACAATAGCTGGTCCTAAGCTTCTTGCTGGATTCATTGATGCTCCTGTGATGGGTCTGTCAAATATATTTTCACTCACaagttagattttattttaacctTTCTCATAATAACATGTCAcgtattatttttatatattcttggTGCAAAGCATGCAttttatgatataatatttggtaaGGTTTTGAGATCTATACCCTGCAAACAACACATTTAGCATGACTGTAGATCCAACTGCAAGTCCAGCCAATTCACCAATCTGAagcaataaataaaaactatcaGACAAAGGTTAAATGATATTTAAGTAATTATGGAATGGGCCTCATGACTGATTTAAAGCTAACATTTATTGAAGTGAttttaacattataaatatgttTATACATCTTGTCAATGacctttttattgttgttgaaagaaatAGTCAATTAACTTGAGTCACAATTATATCTTAATCAAAATGATCAATAGAAATATAATTATCAATTACTATTATCAACCAAgcatttaaaaaagaaaaaaaattaccgcTCTATTATCGGTGGCAACTCCAGAAATGACGAACATAAGGTAGAAAGTGATAATAAATTCGACCACAAAAGCTTGATGGTCCAAACCAGCCGGAAGTGTTCCTGCAAATTGATTTTCCTTGCCACTGAATATGAGTTTGAGAGCTTCACTTGCAAGTGTTGAGCCAGCGACCTGAGCAATTATATAAGCTGGTACCTACAggaaagaattaaataaaaattaataatattttggacTGCACAAACGGTTGTCCTCGCCAACTAATGCTTCGAACATAGGCCCAAATAACGGTGTACCAACTATTTCCTTCTTCACATAGGTAATAGGTTGAAACTTGCTTTGGTCCATACTCTTCACACCGCCCATTTTGTTACTACATCGAGCAAACGTTCATCTCTCCTAAGTCTGTAACGCCTCCTTGCATGCAATAAAGGCTCGATGTTAGAAGGTTACAAACACCGCCATCTGTAACCGTCGGCCAACAGCTCTCCAAATATTACTCTAAGCATTTATATAAGAGGACTTCTAGTGTCGTCCTAGGTACGTTCTTCTAACCCCAAAACTTTAAACTCTTAGCTCTCATGCTGACTTGAACGCCAATGTGTCTTTTGCAGGTACCTCTGCCGTTTCAACAACCTACATTCTCGTAGGACGCCGTTCTTCTAACCACCTCCGCTCAAATAACTTAAGAGAGAAACTTATGTTTGTCTTAATATGAATTATAGTGCTTGTGTTTTGTAATTTACCTGCTTCAATGGAAACCTTCCGGTTGTAGTGTGAGCAATGGTGACCGCGGGATTGAAATGGGCACCAGAGATATGACCTATAGAATAGACTAATACCATAACAACAAGTCCCCAAACAATTGCAATTCCAGGAAGTGTCACAACTTTATCATTGTTAAGGTTCACCACCACAGAACCACATCCAGCAAATATCAAGAAGAATGTTCGCACCACTTCTGCTACCAACTATACTCAACAATCAACGCAACACATCCATGTTTTTAGTCAGAAGATCTAATTAATTAACCATaaacaacaattaattttttgaaaggataAATAAAGTCACCTTTTGCAAAAAAGGAACATGATCATCAATGGTTGTGGCATCACATTTTTTGTTTGCGCCATCGTTTACATTCATAACCACATCAAGACTTCCATTGCTAGATGAAAAATCACCCATGTTTAATAATGAATATGTGAAGATAAAGCTAAGAAATCGATTATATCAAAGAATATTGGTATGCTTTTATCTTacgtgtatatttatttatttttggatacATGACGTGGGAACAGAACTTTTAGATAAATTTTCATCTTATGTTGGATATATATCAACACTACAGGAACTTTTCACCAATAAAAAGGTCAACAAAAACTATAAAGTAACAAAAGCATTGAAAGCTTGTAAAAGCGTCTGTTTGGATACCCGGTAGAAACCTTTAAACGTGGTTTTGGAGTGGTCAAACGCAGTTTGACAGCAAACTTTCTTGTTTGGCTTGCATCCATGTAAATCGATTCCATCACCAAAACCACGGTAGACCTGAAGCTACAATTTGGAGCTTCTGCTTTTGATTGAATCGCGTTtgctttttaattttgttttccaaTGTTATCTTCCCTTATTGCCCTTTATAATTGTTTGCCATAGCTGGGAAAAAACGTTGTTATTTAACTCACCGAGGAAGAAGCAGAAAGAGTTGGACTATTTCTGGTGAAAAATCTTGGCTCGCAGGAAAGAAATTGATTGCTGTAAATTCTCGTTTGCGTTTTGCTGATGGTATCCcaattcatttttcaaagcgAGTGACTCACTAAGTTGCTTAATTTCTTTCGCTGATACCCTTTCCTTTTCCAGTTCTTAATAAATTTATcctccttttaattttttacaatatataaACTTTAGATCtcccttccaaaaaaaaaactttagatttaaaatgattttctaaactaataatttttttttgcccgTCATAGTCAACTTATATTTTCCTTCCGATAAGGATAGGAGGaatcaaatgctagaacatTATAAGTAATTTTATAATCATTTGTTCAAcacaagataaacaaaaaaatatgtgcATACTATTTCCCCATTATATTTATTACTTCATATGCTTGGCTTGCACAATAAAAGTTGaccttttatatataataatcaacaacttgcaaaaaaaaaaaaaacacatattttagAAGGTCGACCCTATATAGAGACCCCAAAAACCTTAGCAACTATGCCAATCTTTCACATCATAAATACCCTTCATACAATTATTGATTTTGCATTGATAACTTTCTGGAGTGCTAAACTTCAAAGAAAAGAATGGACACCACAAAGGAGTAAGTGTTTAAAATATATTGCATTCTATATAATGTTATATATGGATGTAATTAAGTCTCATTTAAACTCTAATTTATCTCTAATATTTACAGTCATCAAAATGTTGTTACCTTAGATGTCCATGCTGCCAAAGATCTATTACATTCATCTGGTTACAATTATCTTGATGTGAGGTAATTAACAAAGGAATGAGATTCTCCAATTTCcttcttcatttttaattttcaatggaATCCTAACTGaagtcattttctttcttttgcccCTTTGAATAGGTCAGTTGAGGAATTCAATAAAAGCCATGTTGAGAATGCTATTAATGTCCCCTATATGTTCAAAACAGAAGAAGGTACTGTGTATATCGTCTCGTCtttgttatataattaatattacattatgtatatatatatatatatatatatatatatatatatagtaaattcTTAATCATATAGCTTATGTATATGTAATGTGATGTATTCCAAATGATCAACAGGAAGGGTGAAAAATCCTGATTTTGTTAACCAAGTTGCAGCAATATGTAAGAGTGAGGATCACTTGATTGTGGTAAGAACCTTTTAGCTCTCTAAATCATAAAACAACCTGTACGTATCATAAAATAGGTTGATG
Proteins encoded in this window:
- the LOC11446092 gene encoding aquaporin NIP1-2 isoform X2, encoding MNVNDGANKKCDATTIDDHVPFLQKLVAEVVRTFFLIFAGCGSVVVNLNNDKVVTLPGIAIVWGLVVMVLVYSIGHISGAHFNPAVTIAHTTTGRFPLKQVPAYIIAQVAGSTLASEALKLIFSGKENQFAGTLPAGLDHQAFVVEFIITFYLMFVISGVATDNRAIGELAGLAVGSTVMLNVLFAGPITGASMNPARSLGPAIVHHEYRGIWIYMVSPILGALASTWTYTFLRITNKSVRELTKSSSFLRGKGAE
- the LOC11446092 gene encoding nodulin-26 isoform X1, whose product is MESIYMDASQTRKFAVKLRLTTPKPRLKVSTGNGSLDVVMNVNDGANKKCDATTIDDHVPFLQKLVAEVVRTFFLIFAGCGSVVVNLNNDKVVTLPGIAIVWGLVVMVLVYSIGHISGAHFNPAVTIAHTTTGRFPLKQVPAYIIAQVAGSTLASEALKLIFSGKENQFAGTLPAGLDHQAFVVEFIITFYLMFVISGVATDNRAIGELAGLAVGSTVMLNVLFAGPITGASMNPARSLGPAIVHHEYRGIWIYMVSPILGALASTWTYTFLRITNKSVRELTKSSSFLRGKGAE
- the LOC11446093 gene encoding protein HIGH ARSENIC CONTENT 1, mitochondrial, whose protein sequence is MDTTKDHQNVVTLDVHAAKDLLHSSGYNYLDVRSVEEFNKSHVENAINVPYMFKTEEGRVKNPDFVNQVAAICKSEDHLIVACNSGGRSIRACVDLHNSGFQHIVNMGGGYSAWVDAGFAGDDKPANELKTACKFRP